Proteins encoded by one window of Ramlibacter tataouinensis:
- a CDS encoding formate dehydrogenase subunit alpha has protein sequence MLLTKRTGAGHAAARSDERSPFVHSLQRGLSHALPTMDRRAFLRRSGLGVGVGVAAGSLALVKKARAAEGGRETAVGNGRIEVKRTVCTHCSVGCAIDAVVENGVWVRQEPVFDSPINLGAHCAKGAAIREHGHGEFRLRYPMKLVDGKYQRISWDQALNEVSAKILELRKASGPDSVYWIGSSKHSNEQSYLLRKFVSLFGSNNCDHQARICHSTTVSGVANTWGYGAMTNSYNDMQNSKCAFYIGSNAAEAHPVSMLHMLHAKENGCKMIVADPRFTRTAAKADQYIRFRSGTDIPVLFGLLYHIFKNGWEDKKYINDRVYGMDKVREDVLAKWTPDKVFEASGVPEADLYKAAEMMAKNRPSTLVWCMGQTQHSIGNAMVRASCLVQLALGNVGVSGGGANIFRGHDNVQGATDIGPNPDSLPGYYGIAEGSWRHFAKVWGVDYEWIKGRFADPSMMTKPGITVSRWIDGVLEKNELIDQGPNLRGVIYWGHAPNSQTRGAEMKRAMDKLDLLVVIDPYPSATAAMAAMPGRPEDLNPNRAVYLLPAATQLETSGSATASNRTLQWREKVIDPIWESRSDHMIMYQLAEKLGFGKELVKNMKMQKVKGMDEPMPEEILREVNKSVWTIGYTGQSPERLKAHMRLMAHFDVKTLKAKGSVKDPETGYDIEGDYFGLPWPCFGNPELKHPGSSNLYDTSKHVMDGGGCFRANFGVERDGVNLLAEDGSFPKGCEITTGYPEVDHVFMKKLGWWNELTPAEQSAAEGKNWKTDPSGGLIRVAMKNHGVHPFGNAKARAVVWNFPDPIPQHREPIYSPRPDLVAKYPTHDDKKAFWRLPTLYKTLQQKNLADKVHEKYPLILSSGRLTEYEGGGDETRSNPWLAELQQEAFVEINPKAAASRNIRNGDRVWLKTPTGAQLNVQALVTERVGPDTCWMPFHFAGRWMGADLLAYYPKGAAPVVRGEAVNTATTYGYDSVTMMQESKTTLCNVEKA, from the coding sequence ATGTTGCTGACCAAGAGAACGGGCGCCGGCCATGCGGCTGCGCGCTCCGATGAGCGCTCGCCTTTCGTCCACAGCCTGCAGCGCGGCCTGTCGCATGCCCTGCCCACCATGGACCGGCGAGCCTTCCTGCGGCGATCGGGCCTGGGCGTGGGCGTCGGCGTTGCCGCCGGCAGCCTGGCGCTGGTGAAGAAGGCGCGCGCAGCCGAAGGCGGGCGTGAGACCGCCGTGGGCAACGGCCGCATCGAGGTCAAGCGCACCGTGTGCACCCACTGCTCGGTGGGCTGCGCCATCGATGCGGTGGTCGAGAACGGCGTGTGGGTCCGGCAGGAGCCAGTGTTCGATTCGCCGATCAACCTGGGCGCACACTGCGCCAAGGGCGCGGCCATCCGCGAGCACGGCCACGGCGAGTTCCGCCTGCGCTACCCGATGAAACTGGTGGACGGCAAGTACCAGCGCATCTCCTGGGACCAGGCGCTCAACGAGGTCAGCGCGAAGATCCTGGAGCTGCGCAAGGCCAGCGGCCCCGATTCGGTGTACTGGATCGGATCGTCCAAGCACAGCAACGAGCAGTCCTACCTGCTGCGCAAGTTCGTCAGCCTGTTCGGCAGCAACAACTGCGACCACCAGGCCCGCATCTGCCACTCCACCACGGTGTCCGGCGTTGCCAACACCTGGGGCTATGGGGCGATGACGAACTCGTACAACGACATGCAGAACAGCAAGTGCGCGTTCTACATCGGCTCCAACGCCGCCGAGGCGCACCCCGTCTCCATGCTGCACATGCTGCATGCCAAGGAGAACGGCTGCAAGATGATCGTGGCCGACCCGCGCTTCACGCGCACTGCGGCCAAGGCGGACCAATACATCCGCTTTCGCTCGGGCACCGACATCCCGGTGCTGTTCGGCCTGCTGTACCACATCTTCAAGAACGGCTGGGAAGACAAGAAGTACATCAACGACCGTGTCTACGGCATGGACAAGGTGCGCGAGGACGTGCTGGCCAAGTGGACGCCCGACAAGGTGTTCGAGGCCTCCGGCGTGCCCGAAGCCGACCTCTACAAGGCCGCCGAGATGATGGCCAAGAACCGCCCCTCGACGCTGGTGTGGTGCATGGGCCAGACCCAGCACTCGATCGGCAATGCGATGGTGCGCGCTTCCTGCCTCGTGCAACTTGCGCTCGGCAACGTGGGCGTGTCCGGCGGCGGCGCGAACATCTTCCGCGGCCACGACAACGTGCAGGGTGCCACCGACATCGGCCCCAACCCGGATTCGCTGCCCGGCTACTACGGCATCGCGGAAGGCTCCTGGCGGCACTTCGCCAAGGTCTGGGGTGTCGACTACGAGTGGATCAAGGGCCGCTTCGCCGATCCGTCCATGATGACCAAGCCGGGCATCACGGTGTCGCGCTGGATCGACGGCGTGCTCGAGAAGAACGAGCTGATCGACCAGGGGCCCAACCTGCGCGGTGTCATCTACTGGGGCCACGCCCCCAACTCGCAGACGCGGGGCGCCGAGATGAAGCGGGCCATGGACAAGCTGGACCTGCTGGTGGTAATCGACCCGTATCCGTCCGCCACGGCCGCCATGGCCGCCATGCCGGGGCGCCCGGAGGACCTGAACCCCAATCGCGCGGTGTACCTGCTGCCGGCTGCCACGCAACTGGAGACCAGCGGCTCGGCGACGGCCTCCAACCGCACGCTGCAGTGGCGCGAGAAGGTGATCGACCCGATCTGGGAGAGCCGCAGCGACCACATGATCATGTACCAGCTGGCCGAGAAGCTCGGCTTCGGCAAGGAGCTGGTCAAGAACATGAAGATGCAGAAGGTCAAGGGCATGGACGAACCCATGCCGGAGGAGATCCTGCGCGAGGTCAACAAGTCGGTCTGGACCATCGGCTACACCGGCCAGAGCCCCGAGCGGCTGAAGGCGCACATGCGGCTGATGGCGCACTTCGACGTCAAGACGCTCAAGGCCAAGGGCAGCGTCAAGGATCCCGAGACCGGTTACGACATCGAGGGCGACTACTTCGGACTGCCCTGGCCCTGCTTCGGAAATCCGGAGCTCAAGCACCCGGGATCGTCGAACCTGTACGACACCAGCAAGCACGTGATGGACGGCGGCGGCTGCTTCCGCGCCAACTTCGGCGTCGAGCGCGACGGCGTCAACCTGCTGGCCGAGGACGGCTCCTTCCCCAAGGGCTGCGAGATCACCACCGGCTATCCGGAGGTCGACCACGTCTTCATGAAGAAGCTGGGCTGGTGGAACGAGCTCACCCCGGCCGAGCAGTCGGCGGCCGAAGGCAAGAACTGGAAGACCGACCCGTCCGGCGGGCTGATCCGGGTGGCGATGAAGAACCACGGGGTGCACCCGTTCGGCAACGCCAAGGCGCGCGCCGTCGTCTGGAACTTCCCCGATCCGATCCCGCAGCATCGCGAGCCGATCTACAGCCCGCGGCCGGACCTGGTGGCCAAGTACCCGACGCACGACGACAAGAAGGCGTTCTGGCGGCTGCCCACGCTGTACAAGACGCTGCAGCAGAAGAACCTGGCCGACAAGGTGCACGAGAAGTACCCGCTGATCCTCAGCTCCGGCCGGCTGACCGAGTACGAAGGCGGCGGCGACGAGACCCGCTCCAACCCCTGGCTGGCGGAGCTGCAGCAGGAGGCCTTCGTCGAGATCAACCCGAAGGCGGCGGCGTCGCGGAACATCCGCAACGGCGACCGGGTCTGGCTCAAGACGCCGACCGGCGCCCAGCTCAACGTGCAGGCGCTGGTGACCGAGCGCGTCGGCCCCGACACCTGCTGGATGCCGTTCCACTTCGCCGGGCGCTGGATGGGGGCGGACCTGCTGGCGTACTACCCCAAGGGCGCGGCCCCGGTGGTGCGCGGCGAGGCGGTCAACACCGCCACCACCTACGGCTACGACAGCGTGACCATGATGCAGGAAAGCAAGACGACGCTGTGCAACGTGGAGAAGGCCTGA
- a CDS encoding formate dehydrogenase yields the protein MSKTSSKLSRRTLFAGAATTGALAVAGSLLPGARRELEATAAQPKAPERGGGYQLTEHVKRYYETTRL from the coding sequence ATGAGCAAGACCTCGAGCAAGCTCTCCCGGAGAACGCTTTTCGCAGGTGCCGCCACCACTGGTGCGCTGGCAGTGGCAGGCAGCCTGTTGCCCGGGGCCCGCCGGGAGTTGGAAGCGACGGCCGCCCAGCCGAAGGCGCCCGAGCGGGGCGGCGGCTACCAGCTCACCGAGCACGTCAAGCGCTATTACGAGACCACCCGTCTCTAA
- a CDS encoding TorD/DmsD family molecular chaperone → MSDAIPVSSALDEETARAEVYGLLAQLWYAPPGDELLGRLQVAVTEAPAAGAFLEEPWRGFVGVARDITTDQAHAEYDALFGGVGKPEVYLFGSHYLAGFLNERPLARLRDDLRALGLTRDDTMPETEDHVAYLCEVMRYLIAGEDVEVANLTRQREFFAAHLQPWVGEMCNAVATHPSARLYAALAGFSQAFFQVEQQGFDLLA, encoded by the coding sequence ATGTCTGATGCCATTCCCGTGTCCTCGGCCCTGGACGAGGAGACCGCACGTGCCGAGGTCTACGGCCTGCTTGCGCAACTCTGGTACGCCCCCCCGGGTGACGAACTGCTGGGGCGCCTGCAGGTCGCCGTGACGGAAGCACCCGCTGCCGGCGCTTTCCTGGAGGAGCCCTGGCGCGGTTTCGTGGGCGTGGCGCGCGACATCACAACCGACCAGGCGCACGCGGAATACGACGCGCTGTTCGGCGGGGTGGGCAAGCCCGAGGTGTACCTGTTCGGCTCGCATTACCTGGCCGGCTTCCTCAACGAGCGTCCCCTGGCCCGCCTGCGCGACGACCTGCGGGCACTGGGGCTCACGCGCGACGACACCATGCCCGAGACCGAGGACCACGTCGCCTACCTGTGCGAGGTCATGCGCTATCTGATCGCTGGCGAGGACGTGGAGGTCGCCAACCTCACGCGCCAGCGCGAGTTCTTCGCCGCCCACCTGCAGCCCTGGGTCGGCGAGATGTGCAATGCGGTGGCAACCCATCCGTCAGCGAGGCTCTATGCCGCGCTGGCCGGCTTCTCCCAGGCTTTCTTCCAGGTGGAACAGCAAGGCTTCGACCTGCTCGCCTGA
- a CDS encoding 4Fe-4S binding protein, with the protein MATLICDCNRTMPLDPQALGRTLDEKLTLHSTLCRREAAAFQQAIRGGEEVVVACTQEKRLFGEIGRQTEGAVSPVRFVNIRETGGWSRDAKAAGPKIAALLAVARLPEPEPVPTVGYDSSAARLLVIGPLDEAERFAALAGEGFQATLLSTGGSSSQERRWPVLAGRVDSLRGWLGAFELAWTQDNPIDLDLCTRCNACIAACPESAIGLDYQIDLQACKSHRACVKVCEAAGAIDFGREPVAHTDRFDLVLDLREPPGFLQHALPQGYFHLPPAKAQGAAALETVLRLRELVGEFDKPRFVAYKQKLCAHSRNGRLGCNACVDVCSAEAITGDKARQQVKVNFHLCVGCGACTTVCPTGALTYAYPKPGDQGARIRTLLSAYEKAGGRAPILLLHSQERGRTLVEELGRAARVGAAEGVPARVIPLALWHAASTGIELWLAAVAQGATHVAVLAAGEEAPQYLEALQLQMQVAQTVLEGLGYAGSHFSLLQSRGPTDLDQDLQLLTRRGGAVPQERARFAAAADKRVTLDLALDHLIEQSPARPDSIVLPPGSPLGAVSVDADKCTLCMSCVGACPAGALLDNPQQPQLSFIEKNCVQCGLCEGTCPEQAISLQPRLLPMPERKHPRVLNEAQPYACVRCGKPFGTGKAIESMLARLAGHSMFQGAALERLKMCADCRVVDLYSASDELKITDV; encoded by the coding sequence ATGGCCACGCTGATCTGCGATTGCAACCGGACGATGCCCCTGGATCCCCAGGCCCTCGGCCGGACCCTGGATGAGAAACTGACGCTTCATTCCACCCTGTGCCGGCGCGAGGCTGCTGCCTTCCAGCAGGCCATCCGCGGCGGCGAGGAAGTGGTGGTCGCCTGTACGCAGGAAAAGCGTCTGTTCGGCGAGATCGGCCGCCAGACCGAGGGGGCTGTTTCGCCGGTCCGCTTCGTCAACATCCGCGAGACCGGCGGCTGGAGCCGCGATGCCAAGGCCGCAGGTCCCAAGATCGCCGCCCTGCTGGCCGTCGCGCGGCTGCCGGAGCCCGAACCGGTGCCCACGGTCGGTTACGACAGCAGTGCCGCGCGGCTGCTGGTGATCGGTCCGCTGGATGAGGCCGAGCGCTTCGCCGCCCTGGCCGGCGAGGGCTTCCAGGCGACCCTCCTGTCCACCGGCGGCAGCAGTTCGCAGGAGCGCCGCTGGCCGGTGCTGGCCGGCCGTGTCGACAGCCTGCGCGGCTGGCTCGGCGCCTTCGAGCTGGCGTGGACCCAGGACAACCCGATCGACCTGGACCTGTGCACGCGCTGCAATGCCTGCATCGCGGCCTGCCCGGAAAGCGCGATCGGGCTGGACTACCAGATCGACCTGCAGGCCTGCAAGAGCCATCGCGCCTGCGTGAAGGTGTGCGAGGCCGCCGGTGCGATCGACTTCGGGCGCGAGCCGGTGGCGCATACCGACCGCTTCGACCTGGTGCTGGACCTGCGCGAGCCGCCCGGCTTCCTGCAGCACGCGCTTCCCCAGGGTTATTTCCATCTCCCGCCGGCGAAGGCCCAGGGCGCTGCCGCCCTGGAGACCGTGCTGCGCTTGCGCGAGCTGGTGGGCGAGTTCGACAAGCCGCGGTTCGTCGCCTACAAGCAGAAGCTCTGCGCCCACAGCCGCAACGGCAGGCTCGGCTGCAACGCCTGCGTGGACGTCTGTTCGGCCGAGGCGATCACGGGCGACAAGGCGCGCCAGCAGGTCAAGGTCAATTTCCACCTGTGCGTGGGTTGCGGCGCCTGCACCACGGTGTGCCCGACCGGGGCGCTCACATATGCCTACCCGAAGCCCGGCGACCAGGGAGCCAGGATCCGCACGCTGCTGTCCGCCTACGAGAAGGCGGGCGGGCGTGCCCCCATCCTGCTGTTGCACTCGCAGGAGCGAGGCCGCACGCTGGTGGAGGAACTCGGGCGTGCCGCGCGCGTCGGCGCTGCCGAAGGCGTCCCGGCCCGCGTGATTCCGCTTGCGCTGTGGCATGCCGCCAGCACCGGTATCGAACTGTGGCTGGCGGCGGTCGCGCAAGGCGCGACGCACGTCGCGGTGCTGGCCGCCGGCGAGGAAGCGCCGCAGTACCTCGAGGCACTGCAATTGCAGATGCAGGTGGCGCAAACGGTCCTGGAAGGCCTGGGCTATGCCGGCAGCCACTTCAGCCTGCTGCAAAGCCGCGGTCCGACCGACCTGGACCAGGACCTGCAGCTGCTCACCCGGCGGGGCGGGGCGGTACCGCAGGAGCGGGCGCGGTTTGCCGCAGCCGCCGACAAGCGCGTGACGCTGGATCTCGCGCTCGACCACCTGATCGAGCAGTCGCCGGCGCGGCCGGACAGCATCGTCCTGCCGCCCGGTTCGCCCCTCGGCGCGGTGTCCGTCGACGCCGACAAGTGCACGCTGTGCATGAGCTGCGTGGGCGCCTGTCCGGCGGGCGCGCTGCTGGACAACCCGCAGCAGCCGCAGCTGAGCTTCATCGAGAAGAACTGCGTGCAGTGCGGGCTGTGCGAAGGCACCTGCCCCGAGCAGGCCATCAGCCTGCAGCCAAGGCTGTTGCCCATGCCCGAACGCAAGCACCCGCGCGTGCTGAATGAAGCGCAGCCCTATGCCTGCGTGCGTTGCGGCAAGCCGTTCGGCACCGGCAAGGCGATCGAATCGATGCTGGCCAGGCTGGCGGGGCATTCGATGTTCCAGGGTGCAGCACTGGAGCGCCTGAAGATGTGCGCCGACTGCCGTGTGGTTGACCTGTACTCCGCCAGCGACGAGTTGAAGATCACCGATGTCTGA
- a CDS encoding DUF3306 domain-containing protein, producing the protein MKVAEGFLGRWSRRKLDVKEGRAPEAEPAIEDLPPFRPVSNAESFPSLPEEGQREGAPVAASGPEAQMHQEHEAPPTLEDTHALTPQSDFTRFVRRDVSAEVKNAALKKLFADPHFNVMDGLDVYIDDYGKPDPLPESAIRQLASAQFLGLFREEEAEEKKKREDELRAEARDVAEDPPAASVAQCADGEAAEESREPPPPAGPDHGHADLRLQPDDAPGSPGPRPDPG; encoded by the coding sequence GTGAAGGTGGCTGAGGGATTCCTGGGCCGCTGGTCGCGGCGGAAGCTGGATGTCAAGGAGGGGCGGGCTCCCGAGGCAGAGCCTGCGATCGAGGACCTGCCGCCGTTCCGGCCCGTATCGAACGCTGAGTCTTTTCCTTCCCTTCCGGAAGAAGGCCAGCGTGAGGGCGCTCCGGTGGCTGCCAGCGGGCCGGAGGCACAAATGCATCAAGAGCACGAAGCCCCTCCAACCCTGGAGGACACTCATGCCCTCACTCCGCAATCCGACTTCACCCGCTTCGTGCGCAGGGACGTGTCCGCCGAAGTGAAGAACGCGGCGCTGAAGAAGCTCTTCGCCGATCCCCATTTCAATGTGATGGACGGGCTGGACGTCTACATCGACGACTACGGCAAGCCCGACCCGCTGCCCGAATCGGCCATCCGCCAGCTGGCCAGCGCGCAGTTCCTCGGCCTTTTCCGCGAGGAGGAGGCGGAGGAGAAGAAAAAGCGCGAGGACGAGTTGCGCGCCGAAGCAAGGGATGTTGCGGAGGACCCGCCGGCAGCATCCGTGGCACAGTGCGCCGATGGCGAGGCGGCCGAGGAGTCCCGGGAGCCGCCGCCGCCAGCAGGACCCGACCATGGCCACGCTGATCTGCGATTGCAACCGGACGATGCCCCTGGATCCCCAGGCCCTCGGCCGGACCCTGGATGA
- a CDS encoding DUF3305 domain-containing protein, whose protein sequence is MSSRPYIDVAVVMRRDRLDNRWQPWRWVLDEVVPQQVAFGSEARRIHADERSEYWLHPGFTVELFRDDAEGYYLNATTEAPGWFVMWRMEETPSVAEEPIARPVVVSLSYHDAGRWLDAQETVEQVPAPAEVVEWMRAFADAHYVPEPRRRKRPESFRPLQDRFGNPASVTTVKKFGGGEGG, encoded by the coding sequence ATGAGCAGCAGGCCTTACATCGACGTCGCCGTCGTCATGCGGCGCGACCGGCTCGACAACCGCTGGCAGCCCTGGCGTTGGGTGCTGGACGAGGTGGTGCCACAGCAGGTTGCGTTCGGCAGCGAGGCTCGACGCATTCATGCGGACGAGCGCAGCGAGTACTGGCTGCACCCCGGCTTCACCGTCGAGTTGTTCCGCGACGACGCCGAAGGCTATTACCTGAATGCGACCACCGAGGCGCCGGGCTGGTTCGTGATGTGGCGCATGGAAGAGACACCCAGCGTCGCCGAGGAGCCGATTGCCCGGCCGGTGGTCGTGAGCCTGAGCTACCACGATGCGGGCCGTTGGCTGGACGCGCAGGAAACGGTGGAACAGGTGCCGGCACCGGCCGAAGTGGTCGAGTGGATGCGCGCGTTTGCCGATGCCCACTACGTGCCCGAGCCGCGCCGCCGCAAGCGGCCCGAGAGCTTCCGACCGCTGCAGGACCGCTTTGGCAACCCGGCTTCGGTCACCACGGTCAAGAAGTTCGGCGGAGGTGAAGGTGGCTGA
- the apbC gene encoding iron-sulfur cluster carrier protein ApbC — protein MATPDQVLAALAAVKDPNTGSDFVSTKAVKNLQVEGGDVAFDVELGYPAKSQVPALRQALVAAARAVPGVSNVSVNIATKVVAHAVQRGVQLLPGVKNIVAVASGKGGVGKSTTAVNLALALAAEGAAVGLLDADIYGPSQPMMMGIEGRPSSEDGKTMEPLENYGVQVMSIGFLVNPDEAMIWRGPMATQALEQLLRQTNWRELDYLVVDLPPGTGDIQLTLSQRVPMTGAVIVTTPQDIALLDAKKAVTMFEKVGVPILGLVENMAMHVCSNCGHVEHIFGEGGGQRYAAERGIDFLGALPLDIGIRQQADGGRPTVVSDPDGQLAGIYKDVARRAAVKIAARSKDFSAKFPTITVSKST, from the coding sequence ATGGCGACACCCGATCAAGTGCTGGCCGCGCTCGCGGCCGTGAAGGACCCGAACACGGGCTCCGATTTCGTCTCGACCAAGGCGGTGAAGAACCTGCAGGTCGAAGGCGGCGACGTGGCTTTCGATGTCGAGCTCGGTTACCCGGCCAAGAGCCAGGTGCCGGCGCTGCGGCAGGCCCTGGTCGCGGCGGCGCGGGCGGTGCCCGGGGTGTCGAACGTGTCGGTCAACATCGCCACCAAGGTCGTGGCGCATGCGGTGCAGCGCGGCGTTCAGTTGCTGCCGGGCGTGAAGAACATCGTGGCGGTGGCGTCCGGCAAGGGCGGTGTCGGCAAGAGCACCACGGCAGTCAATCTGGCGCTGGCGCTGGCCGCCGAGGGCGCCGCGGTCGGCCTGCTGGACGCCGACATCTACGGCCCCAGCCAGCCCATGATGATGGGCATCGAGGGGCGCCCGTCCAGCGAGGACGGCAAGACCATGGAGCCGCTGGAGAACTACGGCGTGCAGGTCATGTCGATCGGCTTCCTGGTCAACCCCGACGAGGCCATGATCTGGCGCGGCCCGATGGCCACCCAGGCGCTGGAGCAGCTGCTGCGCCAGACCAACTGGCGCGAACTCGACTACCTGGTGGTGGACCTGCCGCCCGGCACCGGCGACATCCAGCTCACGCTGTCGCAGCGGGTGCCCATGACCGGCGCCGTGATCGTCACCACCCCGCAGGACATCGCGCTGCTCGACGCCAAGAAGGCCGTGACCATGTTCGAGAAGGTGGGCGTGCCCATCCTGGGTCTGGTGGAAAACATGGCGATGCACGTGTGCAGCAACTGCGGCCACGTCGAGCACATCTTCGGCGAGGGCGGCGGCCAGCGCTACGCGGCCGAGCGCGGCATCGACTTCCTGGGCGCGCTGCCGCTGGACATCGGCATCCGCCAGCAGGCCGACGGCGGCCGCCCCACGGTGGTGTCGGATCCCGATGGCCAACTGGCCGGCATCTACAAGGACGTGGCACGCCGGGCGGCGGTGAAGATCGCGGCCCGCAGCAAGGACTTCTCGGCCAAGTTCCCGACCATCACGGTGTCCAAGAGCACCTGA
- the metG gene encoding methionine--tRNA ligase, with protein MRQRKLFVTTALPYANGKFHIGHIMEYIQADIWVRHQRMGGHMVQFVGADDAHGAPIMIAAEKAGQTPQQFVAGIAAGRQEYLDGFHVRFDNWHSTDSPENTELAQGIYRALKANGMVTTRTIEQFYDPVKGMFLPDRYIKGECPTCHAKDQYGDSCEVCSSVYSPTDLIEPYSTLSGVRPELRSSEHYFFRLSDPQVVDFLKAWTQDGKLQPEVAKKASEWFEAGLADWDISRDAPYFGIEIPDAPGKYFYVWLDAPIGYLASLKNHFDKGQAKNHWHAPSRTEASFEQYVADPAVEQVHFIGKDIVYFHTLFWPAMLQFSGRKTPSQINVHGFITVSGEKMSKSRGTGIDPLRYLGIGMNPEWLRYYIAAKLNGKVEDVDFNPDDFIARVNADLIGKYVNIASRAAKFVPGGTLVGSFGGEETRATRLVDEVRNLYEGREYGKAVREIMAFADEVNLRFDAAAPWKLVKEGKADEAALVCSECLESFKVMTACLKPILPALAQQAEAFLQCAPLDWSNAATPLGAGHKVGTYQHLMQRVEGKQVDALFELPQEAKAAAPAAQPAAKEANPAKTPAVGGAAEPGGEALAAEITIDDFARVDLRIAKIVDCQPVSGSTKLLQLTLDAGEGRLRNVFSGIASAYKPEQLAGKLTVVVANLAPRKMKFGVSEGMVLAASHADEKANPGIFVLEPWAGAQPGMRVR; from the coding sequence ATGCGCCAGCGCAAGCTTTTCGTCACCACCGCCCTGCCCTACGCCAACGGCAAGTTCCACATCGGCCACATCATGGAGTACATCCAGGCCGACATCTGGGTGCGCCACCAGCGCATGGGCGGCCACATGGTGCAGTTCGTGGGTGCCGACGATGCGCACGGCGCGCCGATCATGATCGCGGCCGAGAAGGCCGGCCAGACGCCGCAGCAATTCGTCGCCGGCATCGCCGCCGGCCGCCAGGAATACCTGGACGGGTTCCACGTCCGCTTCGACAACTGGCACTCCACCGACAGCCCGGAGAACACCGAGCTGGCCCAGGGCATCTACCGCGCGCTCAAGGCCAACGGGATGGTGACCACGCGCACCATCGAGCAGTTCTACGACCCGGTCAAGGGCATGTTCCTGCCCGATCGCTACATCAAGGGCGAGTGCCCGACCTGCCACGCCAAGGACCAGTACGGCGACAGCTGCGAGGTCTGCAGCAGCGTCTATTCGCCCACCGACCTGATCGAGCCCTACTCCACCTTGAGCGGCGTGCGGCCCGAACTGCGCAGCTCGGAGCACTACTTCTTCCGGCTGTCCGACCCGCAGGTGGTCGACTTCCTCAAGGCCTGGACGCAGGACGGCAAGCTGCAGCCGGAAGTGGCGAAGAAGGCCAGCGAGTGGTTCGAGGCCGGCCTGGCCGACTGGGACATCAGCCGCGACGCGCCCTACTTCGGCATCGAGATCCCGGACGCGCCGGGCAAGTACTTCTATGTCTGGCTGGACGCGCCGATCGGCTATCTGGCCAGCCTGAAGAACCATTTCGACAAGGGCCAGGCGAAGAACCACTGGCATGCGCCGTCGCGCACCGAGGCCAGCTTCGAGCAGTACGTGGCCGACCCGGCGGTCGAGCAGGTGCACTTCATCGGCAAGGACATCGTGTACTTCCACACCCTGTTCTGGCCGGCCATGCTGCAGTTCTCCGGCCGCAAGACGCCCAGCCAGATCAACGTGCACGGCTTCATCACCGTCAGCGGCGAGAAGATGAGCAAGAGCCGCGGCACCGGCATCGATCCGCTGCGCTACCTGGGCATCGGCATGAACCCGGAGTGGCTGCGCTACTACATCGCCGCCAAGCTCAACGGCAAGGTCGAGGACGTCGACTTCAACCCCGACGACTTCATCGCCCGCGTCAACGCCGACCTGATCGGCAAGTACGTCAACATCGCCAGCCGGGCGGCCAAGTTCGTGCCCGGCGGCACGCTGGTGGGCTCCTTCGGCGGCGAGGAGACGCGGGCCACGCGGCTGGTCGACGAGGTGCGCAACCTCTACGAGGGGCGCGAGTACGGCAAGGCGGTGCGCGAGATCATGGCGTTCGCCGACGAAGTGAACCTGCGCTTCGACGCGGCGGCCCCGTGGAAGCTGGTGAAGGAAGGCAAGGCGGACGAAGCCGCGCTGGTGTGCTCGGAATGCCTGGAGTCGTTCAAGGTCATGACCGCGTGCCTGAAGCCGATCCTGCCGGCATTGGCGCAGCAGGCCGAAGCCTTCCTGCAGTGCGCGCCGCTCGATTGGTCGAATGCCGCCACGCCGCTGGGGGCCGGCCACAAGGTGGGCACCTACCAGCACCTGATGCAGCGGGTGGAGGGCAAGCAGGTGGATGCGCTGTTCGAGTTGCCCCAGGAGGCCAAGGCTGCCGCGCCGGCAGCGCAGCCCGCCGCCAAGGAGGCCAACCCCGCGAAGACCCCTGCCGTGGGCGGAGCGGCTGAACCGGGCGGCGAGGCACTCGCCGCCGAAATCACGATCGACGACTTCGCCAGGGTGGACCTGCGCATCGCGAAGATCGTCGACTGCCAGCCGGTGTCGGGCTCGACCAAGCTGCTGCAGCTGACGCTGGACGCGGGCGAAGGGCGCCTGCGCAACGTGTTCTCGGGCATTGCCTCGGCCTACAAGCCCGAGCAACTGGCCGGCAAGCTCACGGTGGTGGTGGCCAACCTGGCGCCGCGCAAGATGAAGTTCGGCGTCAGCGAGGGCATGGTGCTGGCCGCCAGCCATGCGGACGAGAAGGCCAACCCCGGCATCTTCGTGCTGGAGCCCTGGGCAGGCGCCCAGCCGGGCATGCGGGTGAGATAG